From the Solanum pennellii chromosome 4, SPENNV200 genome, one window contains:
- the LOC107016522 gene encoding uncharacterized protein LOC107016522, protein MKVQIMPPRRANARNVNARNANATPPVPDKESMTNQNSGVHAPINANGRSATARVHDFVRMNPPELLGSQPNEDPRNFLHEVKKMFESQQKFSALAPWSASVPSSKNSYDQKVKAPGSKSQESVSGTKTYPTCPKCGKNHLGKCLAKKEGCFGCGKSCHRLRDCPSRQCQEGGNGRSYSTTSPAPTSRPTQQGNSSGTDPAATLCFVTPYIAVQFSGSVDTLSEPVSVSTLVGDPVIARWVY, encoded by the exons ATgaaggttcag atcatgcctcctcgtagagctaatgCAAGGAATGTGAATGCCAGGAATGCAAACGCAACTCCTCCTGTCCCTGATaaggaa agtatgaccaaccagaacagTGGGGTTCATGCTCCTATAAATGCAAATGGTAGATCAGCAACAGCAAGGGTTcatgactttgttaggatgaatccgcctgagttGTTAGGATCACAGCCTAATGAGGACCCTCGGAATTTCTTGCATGAGGTCAAGAAGATGTTTGAG agCCAGCAAAAGTTTTCAGCTCTAGCCCCTTggtcagctagtgttccatcctccaagaacagctATGACCAGAAAGTTAAagcaccaggctctaagtctcaggAAAGTGTTTCAGGAACAAAGACTTACCCTACTTGCcccaagtgtggtaagaaccatctgGGCAAGTGTCTCGCAAAAAAAGAAGGATGCTTTGGGTGCGGTAAGTCttgtcacaggttgagggattgtccttctagacagtGTCAAGAAGGTGGAAATGGTAGATCTTATTCTACAACTTCACCAGCACCAACAAGTCGCCcgactcagcagggtaactcatctggtacag atccagcgGCTACTCTTtgttttgtaactccttacatagcagtccaattcagtggTAGTGTAGATACTCTCTCAGAACCTgtctcagtctctactctagtcggtgacccagttatagctagatggGTATACTGA